Proteins encoded in a region of the Planococcus shixiaomingii genome:
- the argF gene encoding ornithine carbamoyltransferase — MTMTSTFAPKITQKHLLSLKDYSTEEILDLLSLAAELKKPENKYTPLLQNKVLGMIFEKSSTRTRVSFEAGMLQLGGHAMYLSTRDIQMGRGETIADTARVLSGYLDGIMIRTFEQATVQELADNSSIPVINGLTDDFHPCQVLADLLTIQEQFGSLQGKKMAYIGDGNNMANSLMIGAAKVGMDITVAAPAAYAPKPEMVALAQQFAKETGANIHVTADPVEAVTKADVIYTDVWASMGQEQEALERLEHFKNFQVNEELVQHANPDYIFMHCLPAHREEEVTTGVLEGAHSVVFQEAENRLHAQKALLVALLNN; from the coding sequence ATGACGATGACTTCAACGTTCGCCCCTAAAATCACCCAAAAACATTTGCTGTCGCTGAAGGATTACAGTACAGAGGAAATATTGGATTTGCTGTCACTTGCTGCGGAACTGAAAAAGCCGGAAAACAAATATACTCCTTTATTGCAGAACAAGGTGCTTGGCATGATTTTTGAAAAGTCGTCGACGCGTACACGCGTTTCCTTTGAAGCCGGCATGCTGCAGCTTGGCGGCCATGCCATGTATTTGAGCACACGCGACATCCAGATGGGGCGCGGCGAAACGATTGCCGACACCGCTCGCGTATTATCAGGGTATTTGGATGGCATCATGATCCGTACGTTTGAACAGGCGACTGTCCAGGAATTGGCCGATAACAGCTCCATCCCAGTCATTAACGGCTTGACCGATGACTTCCACCCGTGCCAAGTACTTGCGGACCTCTTGACCATCCAAGAACAGTTTGGGTCGTTGCAAGGCAAGAAAATGGCCTATATTGGCGATGGCAACAATATGGCGAATTCGTTGATGATCGGCGCGGCAAAAGTGGGCATGGATATCACTGTAGCTGCACCGGCTGCCTATGCACCAAAGCCGGAAATGGTGGCGTTGGCACAACAATTTGCCAAAGAAACCGGGGCTAACATTCACGTTACAGCTGACCCTGTAGAAGCAGTTACGAAGGCTGACGTTATTTATACGGATGTTTGGGCCAGCATGGGACAAGAACAAGAAGCGTTGGAGCGCTTGGAGCACTTTAAAAACTTCCAAGTGAACGAAGAACTTGTCCAGCATGCAAATCCTGATTATATTTTCATGCACTGTTTGCCTGCCCACCGCGAAGAAGAAGTGACGACAGGCGTCTTGGAAGGGGCGCATTCAGTGGTGTTCCAAGAAGCAGAAAATCGCCTGCATGCTCAAAAGGCCTTATTGGTCGCGTTATTAAATAATTAA
- the mfd gene encoding transcription-repair coupling factor — MEHILQAFSEDSHTQRFIADLKKGQDHQLISGLSGSARSIFYQTVWSQLNEPLLIVTPNLLNAQRVHDDLIKLMGEENVHLYPADELIAADVSFSGPELRAHRIDTLDHMKNVGKGVYVTPVAGLRKLLPSKAQWDISTLQTADGEELDIEDWLKKLVAMGYSRTPMVTTPGEFALRGGILDVYPLNFEHPVRIELFDTEVDSIRLFSAEDQRSLAKLQSLRVLPASELVLSKLQQRKLADKLEDQLAHTLKKIKAEDTKEALLMHIQHDIDMLRQGNVPDGMAKYAALVEEQSAFLGDYFPASGFVFFDELGRIQEMTETLEREEGDWIVSLLEEGKFLHDVHLAYTIREVLSKLKQKMTFLSLFVRTFPMVSVKKSVVFSSKPMQSFHGQMHLLKAEVERWSLAKFRVFIVAQGEERLKKVHSVLEDYDIEAEIVDSSAEVQGGKVYLVDGDLANGFEVPLQRFAVLTDSELFAKQAKKKTRPQKLTNAERIKSYSEIKPGNYIVHVHHGIGRYVGIETLEIGGVHKDYLHIVYKADDKLFVPVDQIDLIQKYVASEEKEPKLHKMGGAEWQKTRKKVSAAVQDIADDLIKLYAEREAQKGFAFSEEQDMQRQFEAEFPYEETVDQLRSIGEVKRDMEKERPMDRLICGDVGYGKTEVAIRAAFKAVLDGKQVAFLVPTTILAQQHFETMSERFKDYPIEVGLMSRFRSKKQQTETIKGLKNGSVDVVIGTHRILSKDLVYKDLGLLIIDEEQRFGVTHKEKIKQMKTNVDVLTLTATPIPRTLHMSMIGVRDLSVIETPPENRFPVQSYVMEYNGTLVREAIEREMARGGQVFFLYNRVDDMTRKVEEIQALVPEARVGYAHGQMSERELESVIISFLDGDYDVLVTTTIIETGIDIPNVNTLIIHNADRMGLSQLYQLRGRVGRSSRVAYAYFMYQRDKVLTDVAEKRLMAIKEFTELGSGFKIAMRDLTIRGAGNLLGSQQHGFIDSVGFDLYSQMLKEAVEERQTGIKKEDIPEIEISLDIDAYIPDSYVGDGYQKIQMYKRVKGIETAEEVEELQDELIDRFGDMPLETDRLLRVARMKVWARTVGVESIKQNGKITSIRLSEKGTSIVNGGKLVEDSAKFGRSVGFSVSGQQLVMTIDENKTTKHHPFDVLEGMMQLLPESLREEKSIS, encoded by the coding sequence ATGGAGCATATATTACAAGCGTTTTCAGAGGATTCTCATACACAACGATTTATTGCAGATTTGAAAAAAGGGCAAGATCATCAGCTCATTTCCGGCCTTTCAGGAAGTGCCCGGTCGATTTTTTACCAAACGGTCTGGTCGCAATTAAACGAACCTTTATTGATCGTCACGCCAAACTTATTGAATGCACAGCGCGTCCATGATGATTTGATTAAATTAATGGGTGAAGAGAACGTTCATCTATATCCAGCAGATGAATTGATTGCTGCGGATGTTTCGTTTTCAGGGCCTGAACTAAGAGCTCACCGCATTGACACGCTTGATCATATGAAGAACGTCGGAAAAGGGGTTTATGTAACACCGGTTGCCGGTTTGCGTAAATTGTTGCCTTCAAAAGCCCAGTGGGATATTTCTACCCTGCAGACGGCAGACGGGGAAGAACTTGATATAGAAGACTGGCTGAAAAAACTTGTGGCAATGGGCTATTCACGAACGCCAATGGTTACCACGCCTGGGGAATTCGCCTTGCGAGGAGGGATTCTTGATGTCTATCCGTTAAACTTTGAGCACCCGGTACGCATTGAGCTGTTTGACACCGAGGTGGATTCGATTCGCCTATTTTCGGCGGAAGATCAACGCTCTCTTGCAAAACTCCAGTCGTTGCGCGTCTTGCCGGCAAGTGAACTGGTGTTGTCGAAGCTTCAACAGCGGAAACTGGCGGATAAGCTGGAAGACCAACTAGCCCATACGCTGAAAAAAATAAAAGCCGAAGATACAAAAGAAGCCTTACTCATGCATATACAGCATGACATCGACATGCTTCGGCAAGGAAATGTGCCAGACGGCATGGCGAAATACGCAGCCTTGGTCGAAGAGCAATCGGCCTTTTTAGGCGATTATTTTCCGGCTAGCGGATTTGTCTTTTTTGACGAGCTGGGCCGCATCCAGGAAATGACGGAAACGCTGGAGCGGGAAGAAGGCGATTGGATCGTCTCGCTGTTGGAAGAAGGCAAGTTTCTTCATGATGTTCACTTAGCGTATACAATTCGTGAAGTGCTCTCAAAATTAAAACAGAAAATGACCTTTTTGTCCTTGTTTGTCCGGACATTCCCGATGGTTTCAGTGAAAAAATCGGTCGTGTTTTCAAGCAAGCCGATGCAGTCGTTCCATGGCCAAATGCATTTACTGAAAGCGGAAGTAGAGCGCTGGTCGCTTGCTAAATTCCGCGTCTTCATCGTAGCCCAAGGAGAAGAACGGCTGAAAAAAGTACATTCCGTGCTTGAGGATTATGACATCGAAGCAGAAATTGTGGATTCTTCCGCAGAGGTGCAAGGCGGCAAAGTTTATTTGGTCGATGGCGATTTGGCGAACGGCTTTGAAGTACCGCTTCAGCGCTTCGCGGTTCTCACCGATTCCGAACTTTTTGCCAAGCAAGCGAAGAAAAAAACGCGTCCGCAAAAGCTGACGAATGCGGAACGCATCAAGAGCTATTCCGAGATTAAACCTGGCAATTACATTGTCCATGTTCACCACGGAATCGGGCGTTATGTCGGCATCGAGACGTTGGAAATTGGCGGCGTCCATAAAGATTATTTGCACATCGTCTATAAAGCCGATGACAAATTGTTTGTGCCGGTTGACCAAATCGATTTGATTCAAAAATACGTCGCTTCCGAAGAAAAAGAGCCGAAACTGCATAAAATGGGCGGAGCGGAATGGCAGAAGACACGCAAGAAAGTATCGGCTGCCGTTCAGGACATTGCCGATGACTTGATTAAGTTGTACGCCGAACGCGAGGCGCAAAAAGGCTTTGCGTTTTCCGAGGAGCAGGATATGCAGCGCCAATTTGAAGCGGAGTTCCCATATGAGGAAACGGTCGACCAATTGAGGTCGATTGGAGAAGTGAAGCGGGACATGGAAAAAGAACGGCCGATGGACCGCCTAATTTGCGGTGATGTGGGCTACGGGAAAACAGAAGTGGCAATCCGCGCTGCTTTTAAAGCGGTGCTTGATGGCAAGCAAGTAGCCTTTTTGGTGCCAACGACAATTCTTGCGCAGCAGCATTTTGAAACGATGAGCGAACGCTTTAAAGATTATCCGATTGAAGTCGGTTTGATGAGCCGTTTCCGTTCGAAAAAACAGCAAACAGAAACGATCAAAGGGTTGAAAAACGGGTCGGTGGATGTGGTCATCGGAACCCACCGGATTTTATCAAAAGACCTGGTATACAAAGATCTCGGCTTGCTGATTATCGATGAAGAACAACGCTTTGGCGTTACCCATAAAGAAAAAATCAAACAAATGAAAACGAATGTTGACGTCTTGACGTTGACGGCAACCCCGATTCCGCGGACGCTTCATATGTCGATGATTGGCGTACGCGATTTATCGGTCATCGAAACGCCGCCTGAAAACCGCTTCCCGGTGCAAAGCTATGTCATGGAGTATAACGGCACGCTTGTGCGTGAAGCGATTGAACGGGAAATGGCGCGCGGCGGCCAAGTGTTTTTCTTGTATAACCGAGTCGATGATATGACGCGGAAAGTGGAAGAAATTCAAGCCTTGGTGCCGGAAGCGCGCGTAGGCTATGCTCATGGCCAAATGTCTGAGCGGGAGCTGGAATCGGTCATTATAAGCTTTTTGGATGGTGACTACGATGTGCTCGTAACGACAACGATCATTGAAACGGGCATCGATATTCCAAACGTCAATACGTTGATTATCCATAACGCCGACCGCATGGGCTTGTCCCAGCTTTACCAGCTGCGCGGACGTGTCGGACGATCGAGCCGTGTGGCCTATGCTTACTTCATGTATCAGCGTGACAAGGTGTTGACGGATGTGGCAGAAAAGCGTTTGATGGCAATCAAAGAATTTACCGAACTCGGTTCCGGCTTCAAAATTGCCATGCGCGATTTGACGATCCGCGGAGCCGGCAACCTGCTCGGTTCGCAGCAGCACGGGTTTATTGACTCCGTCGGCTTTGATCTGTATTCGCAAATGCTGAAAGAAGCGGTAGAAGAACGCCAAACGGGAATCAAGAAAGAAGACATCCCAGAAATCGAAATCTCCTTGGACATCGATGCTTACATTCCGGATTCTTACGTTGGCGACGGCTACCAGAAAATCCAGATGTACAAACGCGTAAAAGGCATCGAGACGGCAGAAGAAGTGGAAGAGCTGCAAGATGAGCTGATCGACCGCTTCGGTGACATGCCGCTTGAAACTGATCGCCTTCTGCGCGTTGCACGCATGAAAGTTTGGGCACGCACGGTTGGGGTAGAATCGATCAAGCAAAATGGCAAAATTACCTCGATCCGCCTGAGTGAAAAAGGAACCTCTATAGTCAATGGCGGAAAACTCGTAGAAGACTCCGCTAAATTCGGCCGGTCGGTCGGCTTTAGTGTTTCTGGCCAACAGCTGGTCATGACTATCGATGAAAATAAAACCACCAAGCACCATCCGTTCGATGTGCTCGAAGGCATGATGCAACTGCTTCCGGAATCGCTTCGGGAAGAAAAGTCGATTAGTTAA
- a CDS encoding RNA-binding S4 domain-containing protein has protein sequence MRLDKFLKVSRLIKRRTLAKEVADQGRITVNGTKAKASSVIKENDELQIRFGQKVVTVRVDQLKENAKKEETANMFTIVKEEKLEKVEPQFIDDEA, from the coding sequence ATGAGACTCGATAAGTTCTTAAAAGTGTCGCGCTTGATCAAGCGCCGGACATTAGCAAAAGAAGTGGCTGACCAAGGGCGCATTACTGTAAACGGCACGAAAGCAAAAGCCAGCTCAGTCATTAAAGAAAATGACGAACTGCAAATCCGCTTTGGCCAAAAAGTGGTAACTGTCCGTGTTGACCAACTAAAAGAAAATGCGAAAAAAGAAGAAACCGCCAATATGTTCACTATCGTAAAAGAAGAGAAACTTGAAAAAGTTGAACCGCAATTTATTGATGACGAAGCGTAA
- the mazG gene encoding nucleoside triphosphate pyrophosphohydrolase, with product MNTIHVIGLGAGDLNQLPLGVYKKLKQTEKLYVRTADHPVLTELAQEGVVFSSFDAVYEKHDTFEPVYAEIAEALITLSREQEVVYAVPGHPLVAEQTVQNLIEAEKNGECRLSIEGGHSFLDALFGALRIDPIEGFQLVDGTEMKSDHLNMTQHILIAQVYDSFSASEVKLTLMEKYPDDYPVTIVTAAGSEAESLRTVPLYELDRSTEVNNLTTVYVPPAKDRMQRLREWQTFRDIIAVLRSPEGCPWDREQTHESLSPYLIEEAHELLQAIREEDDEAVAEELGDVLLQIFLHAQIGQDNGYFQLEDVLEAVSAKMIRRHPHVFGDVEVSGSKDVLANWQAIKAEEKPASSSLLEGQERFSSSLMTSYNYQKKAAKVGFSWPDAEGAWEKFQEELQEFQAEVAKGSKDRQLDELGDLLFTLVNIARFFDLSPEEAMLQANQKFQQRFSYVEKRVTEGTGDFSDYTLEQLDKFWNEAKLMARKEEDK from the coding sequence ATGAATACCATTCATGTAATCGGCCTGGGGGCAGGAGATCTCAATCAATTGCCGCTCGGCGTCTATAAAAAATTAAAGCAAACCGAAAAACTATATGTGCGGACAGCGGATCATCCGGTGCTAACTGAGCTGGCACAAGAAGGAGTCGTGTTTTCCAGTTTTGATGCCGTATATGAAAAACACGACACGTTTGAACCGGTATATGCAGAAATCGCGGAGGCACTCATCACACTGTCCCGTGAACAAGAAGTCGTATATGCAGTACCTGGGCATCCGCTTGTTGCAGAGCAGACGGTCCAAAACTTGATTGAAGCAGAGAAGAACGGTGAATGCCGGTTAAGCATTGAAGGCGGGCATAGCTTCTTGGATGCGTTATTCGGTGCTTTGCGCATCGATCCGATCGAGGGCTTTCAGTTAGTCGACGGTACAGAAATGAAAAGCGATCACCTGAACATGACGCAGCATATTTTAATTGCCCAAGTATACGATTCGTTCAGCGCCTCTGAAGTGAAATTGACGCTGATGGAAAAATACCCGGATGATTATCCGGTAACGATTGTTACCGCCGCCGGTTCTGAAGCTGAATCGCTGCGTACCGTGCCGCTGTACGAACTGGATCGCAGCACGGAAGTGAACAATTTAACGACAGTCTATGTGCCGCCGGCAAAAGACCGGATGCAGCGCTTGCGGGAGTGGCAGACGTTCCGTGATATTATCGCTGTACTTAGAAGTCCGGAAGGCTGCCCTTGGGACCGTGAACAGACGCATGAATCGTTGAGTCCCTATTTGATTGAAGAAGCGCATGAACTGCTGCAGGCGATTCGCGAGGAAGATGACGAAGCGGTGGCGGAAGAATTGGGCGATGTGCTGTTGCAGATTTTCCTGCATGCCCAAATCGGCCAAGACAACGGCTACTTCCAGCTTGAAGATGTATTGGAAGCAGTCAGTGCGAAAATGATTCGCCGGCATCCGCATGTTTTCGGTGATGTTGAAGTTTCGGGCTCGAAAGATGTGCTCGCCAATTGGCAGGCCATCAAAGCCGAGGAAAAACCGGCATCTTCTTCATTGCTGGAAGGCCAGGAGCGCTTTAGTTCTTCACTTATGACGTCATACAACTACCAGAAAAAGGCGGCGAAAGTTGGCTTTAGCTGGCCCGATGCGGAAGGCGCCTGGGAGAAATTTCAGGAAGAGTTGCAGGAGTTTCAAGCAGAAGTGGCGAAAGGTTCAAAAGACCGTCAGCTGGACGAACTCGGGGATTTATTGTTTACATTGGTCAACATTGCCCGGTTTTTTGATTTATCACCGGAAGAAGCGATGCTCCAAGCGAACCAAAAATTCCAGCAGCGCTTTAGCTATGTGGAAAAGCGGGTAACAGAAGGAACCGGCGACTTCAGCGATTACACGCTGGAGCAGCTTGATAAATTTTGGAACGAAGCCAAACTGATGGCACGAAAGGAAGAAGACAAATGA
- a CDS encoding putative polysaccharide biosynthesis protein, producing the protein MNNEGTMKSFMKGAVLLTLASLLVKLLSAVYRVPFQNMVGDQGFYIYQQVYPFVGIFSIWTSYGFAVAVSKVMADHEKDHHVAILRTAFGCISAIAVLFFVLLFFGADLLAGWMGDGKLSGLLKVSAFAVLLMPPLAVLKGYFQSYNRMEPVAYSQVWEQAVRVMVILVGTWLLVSSGASLYAVGQMAMFGGVAGGIAGLLLLLWYFRNSFASLPKSVTIKTWPIIKKIMVISFGVSMSSLLLLLFQLVDSFTVFRLLTESGIERIAAMEQKGIYDRGQPLVQFGLLIATSLALAIVPLVAHMSKKQSGRSADMYAQLAFRTSFLFAFAAAVGLTCVMPYVNETLFQTREESFALIVFSWQIVWMSLLLVMNAMLHGLGKSKVPALLLTGGVLVKIACNWLLVPLWGVTGAAVAGNVALGFIVVGLFWYFKKVWPLRFAPLRYYGWLFAAALAMAIAVFLWALLSDWVLFDGLPSRLAAMFTTLTAVPLGALVFLVIIAKSRIITEKEWYIIPFGRKMAALQLAINSRRKR; encoded by the coding sequence GTGAACAATGAAGGCACAATGAAATCGTTTATGAAAGGCGCAGTCCTTCTGACACTGGCAAGTTTGCTGGTCAAATTGCTTAGCGCGGTGTACCGGGTGCCTTTTCAAAATATGGTTGGGGACCAAGGGTTTTACATTTACCAGCAAGTGTATCCGTTCGTCGGCATTTTCAGCATTTGGACCTCATACGGCTTTGCGGTGGCGGTATCGAAAGTGATGGCCGACCATGAAAAAGACCACCACGTCGCCATTTTGCGCACTGCTTTCGGCTGCATTTCCGCTATTGCCGTATTGTTTTTTGTGCTGTTGTTTTTCGGCGCGGACTTGTTAGCCGGTTGGATGGGCGACGGCAAACTCAGCGGCTTGTTGAAAGTCAGTGCTTTCGCTGTCCTGCTCATGCCGCCGCTGGCCGTGTTGAAAGGCTATTTCCAGTCATATAACCGGATGGAACCAGTGGCGTATTCCCAAGTGTGGGAACAAGCCGTCCGCGTAATGGTCATTTTAGTCGGCACTTGGCTGCTTGTCTCCAGCGGCGCTTCATTGTATGCCGTAGGACAAATGGCCATGTTCGGTGGGGTAGCGGGCGGCATTGCGGGTCTTCTTTTGTTGCTCTGGTATTTCAGGAACAGTTTTGCTTCTTTGCCGAAATCTGTCACCATTAAGACATGGCCTATTATTAAAAAAATCATGGTCATCAGTTTCGGCGTCAGTATGAGTTCGCTCCTCTTATTGCTGTTCCAGCTAGTGGATTCGTTTACGGTCTTCCGCTTGTTAACAGAAAGCGGCATTGAACGCATTGCGGCGATGGAGCAAAAGGGCATCTACGATCGCGGCCAGCCGCTTGTCCAGTTTGGCTTGCTGATTGCAACGTCGTTGGCACTGGCAATTGTGCCACTTGTAGCCCATATGTCCAAAAAACAAAGCGGCCGTTCCGCCGATATGTACGCGCAATTAGCGTTTCGTACGTCGTTCCTTTTCGCTTTTGCGGCGGCTGTAGGATTAACATGCGTCATGCCGTACGTCAACGAAACGCTGTTCCAAACAAGGGAAGAATCCTTTGCTCTCATCGTTTTCAGCTGGCAAATCGTTTGGATGTCATTGCTCCTTGTGATGAACGCCATGCTCCACGGTCTTGGCAAATCAAAAGTGCCGGCGCTGCTGTTGACTGGCGGCGTATTGGTGAAAATCGCCTGCAACTGGCTGCTGGTCCCGCTATGGGGCGTCACTGGCGCTGCAGTTGCCGGAAACGTGGCACTCGGCTTTATCGTCGTCGGCTTGTTTTGGTATTTCAAAAAAGTTTGGCCGCTGCGTTTTGCGCCGCTCCGTTATTACGGCTGGCTGTTTGCCGCCGCTTTAGCGATGGCGATTGCTGTGTTCCTGTGGGCATTGTTATCCGATTGGGTATTGTTTGACGGCTTACCAAGCCGCCTTGCTGCGATGTTCACGACGTTGACGGCAGTGCCGCTAGGAGCCCTTGTCTTTTTAGTGATCATCGCAAAAAGCCGCATCATTACTGAAAAAGAATGGTACATCATTCCGTTCGGGCGCAAAATGGCCGCTCTCCAATTGGCAATAAACTCTAGAAGAAAAAGGTGA